The genomic DNA CCGGGGATCGTCTCGATGACCTGCGGCTCGCCCAGCTTCTTGCGCAGCTTCGTCATCGTGGTGCGGACCGTGTTGGTGAACGGGTCGATGTGCTCGTCCCACACCTTCTCCAGCAGGTCCTCGGCCGACACCACCGCTCCCCGGGCGCGCAGCAGCTCGGCCAGCACGCCGAACTCCTTGCGGGCCAGCGGCACGTACCTGCCGTCCCGGAACACCTGCCGGTGCGCCCAGTCCAGCCGCACCCCCGCCCGCTCCAGCATCGGCGGATCCGCCGGCCGGGACCGGCGCCCCAGCGCGTGCACCCGCGCGACCAGTTCCTCGAACGCGAACGGCTTGGGCAGGTAGTCGTCCGCCCCCAGCGACAGCCCCGCCACCCGCGAGCGCACGTCGCCCGCGGCGGTCAGCATGAGGACCCGCACCAACCGGCCCTCGCCGACCACCCGCGCGCACACGTCGTCGCCGTGCACCAGCGGCAGGTCCCGGTCGAGGATCAGCACGTCGTAGTCGTGCACCCCGAGCCGT from Nonomuraea muscovyensis includes the following:
- a CDS encoding response regulator transcription factor, which produces MRVLVAEDERMLADSIAEGLRGEALAVDVAYDGDAALERLGVHDYDVLILDRDLPLVHGDDVCARVVGEGRLVRVLMLTAAGDVRSRVAGLSLGADDYLPKPFAFEELVARVHALGRRSRPADPPMLERAGVRLDWAHRQVFRDGRYVPLARKEFGVLAELLRARGAVVSAEDLLEKVWDEHIDPFTNTVRTTMTKLRKKLGEPQVIETIPGSGYRIP